A region from the Streptomyces tsukubensis genome encodes:
- a CDS encoding MFS transporter: MSRPHVVRLLTATMVGRLPTVMVPVTVILLVTHTTGSLTTAGLLGALYSLTAALSQPVKGRLLDQYGPVRVSGPGAVLNAASLVCLPLAAQHHLGAMSVTVLSAALSAPPLEAGLRALWPRLLADPGDRRAVAVLDSTCSGLVFITGPLLAGGLSALYGPETALATAAVLGLAGTAGVITSAPARAWHPAHRPAQRAGQLLTAWLGRLVAVLAGGGLATGAMNVWAVQLADEHREPALTGLVPAVFSLGALAGSVLLARRLQRGSPRRHLITGAAGLQAAWLLPLLAAHHHPATGVTVAAVAAPGVFHTIVATSVIITVQTLAPPGRRAEAYAWLILAGGTGHALGTALAGTLGSHPLGGPALPALGTALTLAAALRQAGEHHRVPHGSHHLANLKE, encoded by the coding sequence ATGTCCCGGCCCCATGTGGTGCGGCTGCTGACCGCGACCATGGTCGGGCGGCTGCCTACCGTCATGGTGCCGGTCACGGTCATCCTCCTCGTCACGCACACCACCGGCTCCCTCACCACGGCCGGACTGCTCGGCGCCCTGTACTCGCTGACCGCAGCTCTGTCCCAACCCGTCAAGGGACGGCTCCTGGACCAGTACGGGCCCGTGCGGGTCTCCGGACCAGGCGCCGTCCTCAACGCCGCCTCTCTCGTCTGTCTCCCGCTGGCGGCTCAACACCACCTGGGTGCGATGTCGGTGACGGTGCTGTCCGCGGCCCTGTCGGCGCCTCCGCTGGAAGCGGGCCTGCGGGCCCTGTGGCCCCGGCTGCTGGCCGATCCCGGCGACCGGCGGGCCGTGGCCGTCCTGGACAGCACCTGCTCCGGACTGGTCTTCATCACCGGCCCCCTCCTCGCCGGCGGACTCTCCGCCCTGTACGGACCCGAGACCGCGCTGGCCACGGCCGCCGTCCTCGGGCTGGCCGGGACAGCGGGCGTGATCACCTCCGCCCCGGCACGGGCCTGGCATCCCGCCCACCGCCCCGCGCAACGGGCCGGGCAGCTCCTCACGGCCTGGCTCGGCCGCCTCGTCGCCGTCCTGGCCGGAGGCGGGCTGGCGACCGGCGCGATGAACGTCTGGGCCGTCCAGCTCGCCGACGAACACCGCGAGCCCGCCCTCACCGGACTCGTCCCGGCCGTCTTCTCCCTCGGCGCCCTGGCCGGAAGCGTCCTGCTCGCCCGCCGCCTCCAGCGCGGAAGCCCCCGACGACATCTGATCACCGGGGCGGCAGGACTCCAGGCAGCCTGGCTCCTCCCCCTGCTTGCCGCACACCACCACCCCGCGACCGGCGTCACCGTGGCGGCAGTGGCCGCCCCGGGCGTGTTCCACACGATCGTCGCCACCAGCGTGATCATCACCGTGCAGACCCTCGCCCCGCCCGGACGCCGGGCGGAAGCCTACGCGTGGCTCATCCTCGCCGGCGGCACCGGACACGCCCTGGGCACCGCCCTCGCCGGAACGCTCGGCTCACACCCCCTCGGCGGACCCGCCCTCCCCGCACTCGGCACCGCACTCACCCTCGCAGCAGCCCTCCGACAGGCCGGCGAACACCACCGCGTGCCCCACGGATCACACCACCTGGCCAACCTGAAGGAGTAA
- a CDS encoding SCO6881 family protein, with the protein MDFCSLPVADKICDAADAIDFVTDPGKAITEGIGNWIAKSSGELAAAAAELAADAVNATTSIDLNAGWFRDNYELLLPIGLVVLVATFCAQLVRAAMKRDGQALSQAFTGTASGVLFAFTAIALTTVAIEVVDALSDGLFRAANTSVEDSVRRMVKVSQIGALSGLGWLVPTFAALGAAAGAFLYWCVMMVRKVGILVLVTLAVFAAAGGGWEATRRWRRGWIEATATLVVSKLVMTVIFLLGASAMGNTDPEDGIAALADVMAGIVIMCLVLLSPYATFKFVHWAAEGTDGESIHRAGGAGAQVARQYTEQAARKAAATAATGGAGAAAGGAAPQGPDVPEFPGDIASTSMPTSGDTGGGGTDQAGQDSASSGGTGGLSPGVDTAVQALEKAVRSATSDRRPGESDPTGAQPGPRATEPAVNTRAPGESLPGTGASSPPPQGAPPAPEDTARPSGPSPTGD; encoded by the coding sequence GTGGACTTCTGCTCCCTCCCGGTCGCGGACAAGATCTGCGACGCAGCCGACGCGATCGACTTCGTCACCGATCCCGGCAAGGCCATCACCGAGGGCATCGGCAACTGGATCGCGAAATCATCCGGCGAACTGGCCGCGGCCGCAGCCGAGCTCGCGGCCGACGCCGTCAACGCAACCACCAGCATCGACCTCAATGCCGGATGGTTCCGCGACAACTACGAACTCCTGCTGCCCATCGGCCTCGTCGTCCTCGTGGCGACGTTCTGTGCCCAGCTCGTGCGGGCCGCGATGAAACGCGACGGCCAGGCCCTCAGTCAGGCGTTCACCGGCACGGCCAGCGGCGTGCTGTTCGCATTCACCGCCATCGCCCTGACCACGGTCGCCATCGAAGTCGTCGACGCCCTCTCGGACGGACTCTTCAGAGCCGCGAACACCTCGGTCGAGGACTCCGTACGCCGTATGGTCAAGGTCAGCCAAATCGGGGCCCTGTCCGGACTCGGCTGGCTGGTGCCCACCTTCGCCGCGCTCGGAGCCGCCGCCGGCGCGTTCCTGTACTGGTGCGTGATGATGGTCCGCAAAGTCGGAATCCTGGTGCTGGTCACCCTGGCGGTGTTCGCGGCGGCCGGAGGGGGCTGGGAAGCCACCCGCAGGTGGCGGCGCGGCTGGATCGAGGCCACCGCCACCCTCGTCGTCTCCAAGCTGGTGATGACGGTGATCTTCCTCCTCGGCGCGTCCGCCATGGGCAACACGGACCCCGAGGACGGTATCGCCGCTCTCGCCGACGTCATGGCCGGCATCGTCATCATGTGCCTCGTCCTGCTCAGCCCCTACGCGACGTTCAAGTTCGTGCACTGGGCGGCCGAGGGCACCGACGGCGAGTCGATCCACCGCGCCGGCGGCGCCGGTGCCCAAGTCGCCCGCCAGTACACTGAGCAGGCCGCGCGGAAGGCCGCCGCGACGGCAGCGACCGGCGGAGCCGGAGCAGCAGCCGGTGGTGCCGCGCCGCAGGGACCCGACGTTCCGGAGTTTCCCGGCGACATCGCCTCCACCTCCATGCCCACCAGCGGTGACACCGGCGGAGGCGGGACAGACCAGGCCGGGCAGGACAGCGCCAGCAGTGGTGGAACCGGCGGCCTCTCGCCCGGCGTCGACACCGCGGTCCAGGCTCTGGAGAAGGCGGTACGGTCCGCCACCAGCGACCGCCGCCCTGGAGAGTCCGACCCCACCGGCGCCCAGCCCGGGCCCAGAGCGACCGAGCCCGCCGTGAACACCCGCGCTCCCGGTGAGTCCCTGCCGGGGACTGGTGCCTCGTCGCCGCCCCCGCAAGGCGCCCCGCCCGCACCGGAGGACACCGCGCGTCCCTCCGGTCCGTCACCTACCGGCGACTAG
- a CDS encoding DUF317 domain-containing protein produces the protein MPADLYEVTPRYLAASPLSDHREHLDALAASTGWTLTTDGPTTAVTSPCERIVLRHDQAAEGFRPHLIVTAHTGPGAPARWRADIAGNTPVEILTALTTTITTALETDPDHLVYDIAATPEPQIALLVDGEDWEFVHGPGVAGMRSTDGYAAALQHAPDNPGKPQRDDPDIAWHLFATHPAGSLWSVSFTHDTPLFVVTSALEQTLSSEPLIRSAGIALHPAFAPLTTTRPVRATRPGSTAAGLPPDTPGPARGSAKAR, from the coding sequence GTGCCTGCTGACCTGTACGAGGTGACTCCCCGCTATCTGGCGGCCAGTCCCCTCTCCGACCACCGCGAACACCTCGACGCGCTCGCCGCAAGCACCGGCTGGACCCTCACCACCGACGGGCCGACAACGGCCGTCACCAGCCCCTGCGAGCGCATCGTCCTGCGCCACGACCAGGCCGCCGAGGGCTTCCGGCCGCACCTGATCGTCACCGCCCACACCGGCCCCGGCGCCCCGGCCCGCTGGCGGGCCGACATCGCCGGCAACACCCCCGTCGAAATCCTCACCGCCCTCACCACCACCATCACCACCGCACTGGAGACCGACCCGGACCATCTCGTCTACGACATCGCCGCCACCCCTGAACCGCAGATCGCGCTGCTCGTCGACGGCGAGGACTGGGAGTTCGTCCACGGACCGGGCGTCGCCGGCATGAGGTCCACCGACGGATACGCCGCAGCACTTCAGCACGCACCGGACAACCCGGGCAAACCACAGCGCGACGACCCGGACATCGCCTGGCACCTCTTCGCGACCCACCCCGCAGGATCCCTGTGGAGTGTCTCCTTCACCCACGACACCCCCTTGTTCGTCGTCACCTCGGCCCTGGAGCAGACGCTGTCGTCCGAACCGTTGATCCGGTCGGCCGGGATCGCCCTCCACCCCGCCTTCGCCCCCCTGACCACAACCCGCCCCGTCCGCGCCACCAGGCCAGGCAGTACAGCGGCGGGTCTGCCTCCCGACACTCCGGGCCCCGCCCGGGGCAGCGCGAAGGCACGGTGA
- a CDS encoding SCO6880 family protein — MSDAVAPLTVKFPHRSRRGILLGLSLPQLLLTSAALALLMVTVVSTGLTGAAALAPVWAAVAALVLVRRRGRSLIDWAPVVLRYAYRRRTGQTLWLARPVSRPRQNGVLHLPGTNASLRVVTPHGSEAASVYDPHRRTLTAIARVSSRAFALLDPATQNANVNGWGRALASISRNGNIAAVQVLERTVPDSGDTLARHWTRRGQPNTPIAGQVYTDLVAAAGPAAAPHEAYLAISLDLRAAKRLVSQAGGGLPGAFTVMEQTTASVAQAVRNAGLTVTGWLTANEIAAVIRTTYDPAALARLQQWSDSGKAEADPAAAGPVVQIEEHDRVITDTARHATYWIENWPRTESSPGFLHGLMFSAGVRRSLSLIYVPQKLEAALRDVQRTKASIVADANERRRRGMVDSEADSVEYADAKQRERQLIAGHADVDLTGLLTVSAETDALLDAACAAIETAAGSAQVDLRRLDYQQPAALTTSALPLARIAL; from the coding sequence TTGTCTGATGCTGTCGCCCCGCTTACGGTCAAGTTCCCGCACCGCTCCCGGCGCGGGATCCTCCTCGGGCTGTCCCTGCCCCAGCTCCTGCTCACCTCCGCCGCGCTCGCCCTGCTGATGGTCACCGTGGTGTCCACCGGACTGACCGGCGCCGCGGCTCTCGCCCCGGTGTGGGCCGCGGTCGCCGCCCTCGTCCTGGTCCGCCGCCGGGGCCGGTCCCTGATCGACTGGGCACCGGTCGTCCTGCGCTACGCCTACCGCCGCCGTACCGGACAGACCCTGTGGCTGGCCCGGCCGGTCTCCCGGCCCCGCCAGAACGGCGTCCTCCACCTCCCCGGCACCAACGCGTCCCTCCGCGTCGTCACCCCGCACGGCTCCGAAGCAGCCTCCGTCTACGACCCCCACCGCCGTACCCTCACCGCCATCGCCCGCGTCTCCAGCAGGGCTTTTGCCCTCCTCGACCCCGCCACCCAGAACGCCAACGTGAACGGCTGGGGCCGCGCGCTGGCGAGCATCTCCCGCAACGGGAACATCGCGGCGGTCCAGGTCCTGGAGCGCACCGTCCCCGACTCCGGCGACACCCTCGCACGGCACTGGACCCGGCGCGGCCAACCCAACACCCCCATAGCGGGACAGGTGTATACGGACCTCGTCGCTGCGGCCGGCCCGGCCGCCGCTCCGCACGAGGCGTACCTCGCGATCTCTCTCGACCTGCGCGCCGCCAAGCGGTTGGTCTCCCAGGCCGGCGGGGGTCTGCCGGGGGCGTTCACCGTGATGGAGCAGACCACCGCCTCCGTCGCCCAGGCCGTCCGGAATGCCGGGCTGACCGTGACCGGCTGGCTCACCGCGAACGAGATCGCCGCCGTGATCCGTACCACCTACGACCCGGCCGCGCTCGCCCGCCTCCAGCAGTGGTCCGACAGCGGGAAGGCCGAGGCAGACCCCGCCGCGGCCGGGCCCGTCGTCCAGATCGAGGAACACGACCGCGTCATCACCGATACGGCCCGGCACGCCACCTACTGGATCGAGAACTGGCCCAGGACCGAATCGTCCCCCGGGTTCCTGCACGGGCTGATGTTCTCCGCCGGAGTCCGACGGTCCCTCTCCCTTATATATGTGCCGCAGAAGCTGGAGGCGGCGCTGCGGGATGTCCAGCGCACCAAGGCCAGCATCGTCGCCGACGCCAACGAACGCAGGAGGCGCGGCATGGTCGACTCCGAAGCCGACAGCGTCGAGTACGCCGACGCCAAGCAGCGGGAGCGGCAGCTGATCGCCGGACACGCCGACGTCGACCTCACCGGACTCCTCACCGTCTCCGCCGAGACCGACGCTCTCCTCGACGCCGCCTGCGCGGCCATTGAGACCGCCGCCGGATCCGCCCAGGTCGACCTCCGCCGCCTGGACTACCAGCAGCCCGCCGCCCTCACCACCAGCGCCCTCCCCCTCGCCCGCATCGCCCTGTGA
- a CDS encoding DJ-1/PfpI family protein: protein MQVAVVTFDGFNELDSFIASALINRCRKDGLEAFVATPTPVVTSMNGVEVTGQRPMEFVNEADVVLIGSGVKTRDVIADDRLISRLPLDPSRQLIGAQCSGALVLARLGLLDGMPACTDIKSRPFVEACGVTVLDAPFHTEGNIATAGGCLASQYLATWVITRMLGEDAARDVIDYVAPVGENRETVERAMRAVHAGGVARR from the coding sequence ATGCAGGTAGCCGTGGTCACCTTCGACGGGTTCAATGAACTCGACAGTTTCATCGCCTCTGCGTTGATAAACCGGTGCCGCAAGGACGGCTTGGAAGCCTTCGTAGCGACGCCGACCCCGGTGGTCACGTCGATGAATGGCGTGGAGGTGACCGGGCAACGCCCGATGGAGTTCGTGAACGAGGCCGACGTCGTGCTGATCGGTAGCGGGGTGAAGACACGTGACGTCATCGCCGACGACCGGTTGATCTCCAGGCTGCCGCTCGACCCTTCACGGCAGCTGATCGGGGCGCAGTGCTCCGGCGCGCTGGTACTCGCCAGGCTTGGGCTGCTGGATGGCATGCCCGCGTGCACGGACATCAAGAGCCGGCCCTTTGTCGAAGCCTGCGGCGTCACCGTGCTGGACGCGCCTTTCCACACCGAGGGCAACATCGCCACGGCGGGCGGCTGCCTGGCCTCCCAGTACCTCGCCACGTGGGTGATCACCCGAATGCTCGGAGAGGACGCAGCGCGCGACGTCATCGACTACGTGGCCCCTGTCGGCGAAAACCGGGAGACCGTCGAGCGCGCCATGCGTGCTGTCCACGCGGGCGGGGTTGCCAGGCGCTGA
- a CDS encoding VirB4 family type IV secretion system protein: MSHRPDRRARRASASPLFTPHGADRAGRRKARRQLAEATAKARDRATAHPDGTVPVEEPLPAPLYGLAGRPGPASARGSRLKLPAHRMTTAIASGAYPFLAEGGLGADGIYIGRDVHAEAAFSFDPFTLYGRVEGFTNPNVLLAGVIGQGKSALAKSFALRSIAFGYRVYVPCDPKGEWTPVAAALGGTSIALGPGLPGRLNPLDAAPRPVSVPEEEWTGEIRKRRLLLLGSLARTVLGRDLAPMEHTALDVALDAVVSQAAATGRTPLLGDIATTLNNPGLLDIAGGAMSGRLGDAARDLAHAMRRLVHGDLAGMFDAPSTAVFNPDSPMLTIDLSRLGGSGDDTALVLAMTCASAWMESALTDPNGGRRWIVYDEAWRLMRHPGLLQRMQSQWKLSRGLGIANLMVIHRLSDLLTAGDAGSRGRALAEGLLADCSTRIIYRQENDQLQAAASLLGLTTVETQAIAHLNRGRGLWRVAGRSFIVQHLLHPHERTLFDTDARMH; the protein is encoded by the coding sequence ATGTCCCACCGGCCCGACCGTCGAGCCCGCCGAGCTTCCGCCAGTCCGCTGTTCACTCCGCACGGCGCCGACCGCGCCGGCCGCCGCAAGGCCCGCCGCCAGCTCGCCGAAGCCACCGCCAAGGCCCGAGACCGCGCCACCGCCCACCCCGACGGAACCGTTCCGGTCGAGGAGCCACTGCCCGCACCTCTCTATGGGCTCGCCGGACGGCCCGGGCCCGCCTCGGCCCGCGGATCCCGGCTCAAGCTCCCCGCACACCGTATGACCACCGCCATCGCCTCCGGCGCGTACCCGTTCCTCGCCGAGGGCGGACTCGGCGCCGACGGCATCTACATCGGCCGCGACGTCCACGCCGAAGCCGCCTTCTCCTTCGACCCGTTCACCCTCTACGGCCGCGTCGAAGGGTTCACCAACCCCAATGTGCTGCTCGCCGGGGTGATCGGACAGGGCAAGAGCGCACTCGCCAAGAGCTTCGCGCTGCGTTCCATCGCTTTCGGCTACCGGGTCTACGTCCCCTGTGATCCGAAGGGTGAATGGACGCCGGTCGCCGCCGCGCTCGGCGGCACCTCCATCGCCCTCGGCCCCGGCCTCCCCGGACGGCTCAACCCCCTCGACGCCGCACCCCGGCCGGTATCCGTGCCGGAGGAGGAGTGGACGGGCGAGATCCGCAAGCGTCGCCTTTTGCTGCTCGGCTCGCTGGCGCGGACGGTCCTCGGCCGTGACCTCGCACCGATGGAACACACCGCGCTCGACGTCGCCCTCGACGCGGTCGTCTCCCAGGCCGCCGCCACCGGGCGGACCCCGCTCCTCGGCGACATCGCCACCACCCTCAACAACCCCGGCCTCCTCGACATCGCCGGCGGGGCCATGTCGGGGCGCCTCGGCGACGCCGCCCGCGACCTCGCCCACGCCATGCGACGCCTCGTCCACGGCGACCTCGCCGGCATGTTCGACGCCCCCTCCACCGCTGTCTTCAACCCCGACTCGCCGATGCTGACCATCGACCTGTCCCGCCTCGGCGGCTCCGGCGACGACACCGCCCTCGTCCTCGCCATGACCTGCGCCTCCGCCTGGATGGAAAGCGCACTCACCGACCCGAACGGCGGACGACGGTGGATCGTCTACGACGAAGCCTGGCGCCTCATGCGCCACCCCGGGCTCCTCCAGCGCATGCAGTCCCAGTGGAAACTCTCCCGCGGTCTCGGCATCGCCAATTTGATGGTGATCCACCGGCTGTCCGACCTGCTCACCGCGGGCGACGCCGGATCCCGCGGACGCGCACTCGCCGAAGGACTCCTCGCCGACTGCTCCACCCGCATCATCTACCGCCAGGAAAACGACCAACTGCAGGCTGCCGCCAGCCTCCTCGGCCTCACCACCGTCGAAACCCAGGCGATCGCCCACCTCAACCGCGGACGCGGCCTATGGCGCGTCGCCGGACGGTCATTCATCGTTCAACATCTTCTGCACCCGCACGAACGAACCCTGTTCGACACCGACGCCCGCATGCACTAG
- a CDS encoding DUF6238 family protein has product MTTPSPPDGLPFLRAATAGLRHHIRTGADRPADRAHLDTLHAHLTALHQLLDRLAGTTRPPHPAAGRLLSTAHTHLWQASSAVHDAFHTLPTSTDSTSGAACDPKRLPKGPPFLTICHRHLATGHAVRRKTTPADHTRAS; this is encoded by the coding sequence TTGACCACACCCTCACCCCCGGATGGGCTGCCGTTCCTGCGTGCCGCGACCGCCGGTCTGCGCCACCACATCCGCACCGGCGCGGACCGGCCCGCGGACCGGGCTCATCTCGACACCCTCCACGCCCACCTCACCGCGCTCCACCAGCTCCTCGACCGGCTCGCCGGGACGACCCGGCCCCCGCACCCGGCTGCGGGCCGCCTCCTCTCCACCGCCCACACCCACCTGTGGCAGGCGAGCAGCGCGGTCCACGACGCCTTCCACACCCTCCCCACCAGCACCGACAGCACCTCGGGTGCCGCCTGCGACCCCAAGCGGCTGCCGAAGGGTCCGCCGTTCCTGACGATCTGCCACCGGCACCTCGCCACCGGCCACGCCGTCCGCCGCAAGACCACCCCCGCCGACCACACCCGCGCCTCGTGA
- a CDS encoding DUF6112 family protein — protein MSVSDRVAHLAFDPGIKPADGGLPGLDVLKDVVSSINLFGIVAVVGALAVSLGVWAWGHHSGGHQAESNGKKGALVSAGAALGLGAANGVVEFFSNLGTQVN, from the coding sequence ATGTCCGTCTCCGACCGTGTGGCCCATCTCGCCTTCGACCCGGGTATCAAGCCGGCCGACGGTGGCCTCCCCGGTCTGGATGTCCTCAAGGACGTCGTCAGCAGCATCAATCTCTTCGGCATCGTGGCCGTGGTCGGCGCCCTGGCCGTCTCCCTCGGTGTGTGGGCCTGGGGCCACCACTCCGGCGGTCACCAGGCCGAGTCCAACGGCAAGAAGGGCGCCCTCGTGAGCGCCGGCGCCGCGCTCGGCCTCGGCGCCGCGAACGGCGTGGTCGAGTTCTTCAGCAACCTGGGGACCCAGGTCAACTAA